ATCACCAAACATGTAAGCAGTTCTAAGGATATGTCTAAGGATTATGATGCGCTTCTCAGATGTTTGGTTGCTCACCATTAGGCGAAGCTTCTGCACAGCAAAAGCGCTAGACTCTCTCGTTTCTTGATCCATTGCTTCATAACCTTGTATCAACCGAGTATACATGGTTGGAACCTGTATATCACAACATTCACTTTTTTTATACCAATTGAAAAAGCTAATTTATTATACATCTCTCTCAAGCTAAATCTTGATAAGAAACTGATCAAAACAGCCAACAAGACTATCTTATATGATGTTACACAACATTTTTGCTAAAGCATGTTTAAGGAATAAAAGCAAAAACAAGTAAGACTTACTCCAGTGAATACAGTTATGGAGTCGTTGGTTTTCTCATCATCCAACGGATATGATTCACGCCATCTGCGCCAGATTCCACTAACACTAAACTTGGGCAAAAACTCAACCTTCAAGGAGGAAAGCAAAACATCAATCACCAGCTTGTTATTTTGAAAGAGCTAACCGAAGCATATATGGATATATAAATTACCGAAGACCGCGCATAAAGAGGGGCAAACAAAGCATTGAAAAGACCATGAACATGATGTAGTGGGAGGCAGTGGAGAAAGTGATCAGCAGCTGTGTACTCCCAAGCTTCAGTTAGCATTCTAACCTGCACACATTTACAAGCTTCTAAGATAAATCATCATTTTGCTTAAATGGAGGGTTGAATATATATACCTGGGAGTTGATGCTTTTGTGAGTATGTACAACTCCTTTTGGTTTACCAGTTGTACCACTAGTGTAGACGATCAATGCTGGTTCATCTGCAAACATAAAAAAAAAAGTGATGTGATGTAGAAAAAGAACAGACCAAATCATGCTTGAATGTATGGTGGCAAATACTAAAGATGAGCCTCAAATATAGTTCATGATATCAAGTATATACAATCTTACCTAGAAGTTTATCTTCTCCTTCAAAACTGGCATCTTGAAAATGATTGTTGGTAACAGTTTCCGAAGCTGAGCTAACAACACGGGGAATCATAAGAAATCTAGCATCACTCTTTGCTGCTATAGTTTTCATAGTTTCACTGTGGTCCTCCGTGCTCAATAACACAGATATGTCCTAGAAACCAAAGACAACAAGATTATAGCCCTAGAAAATGTGAACAAGTATAATCACAGAGTTAACAGTAGCACAAAAACACACTCATTTTGCTAAGCTTGAATGTGGTTTGAAGACAGGAGCCAACCAGGAAAACCTAAGCATTCAAGTACCTTTTCTACTGAGCAAGGACTACAAAGTAGCAGGAAGGGTCAAAATCTCAAGCAAAGTAAACCATATGAAAAATAGCAAGGCAAAACAGATTTTCACATACCGAGTTAGTCATGACATATAAGAGTTCAGCCTCTGGATAGCTGAGTGCAAGTGGAACAGCTACGCCACCACTAAACCAAGTCCCAAGGACTCCTGCAACAAACTCAGCTGAAGGTTTCGCCACAATTCCAACTCTAGCTCCTTGTAGACTATTAAACCCACCATACTTCCTAGTTTCACCTCCCTAACAACAGTGCAAAGAAAAGATAAAGAAAATAAAGAAAATGAAACAAAAGTATAAATAGCAACAAAACTTCAAACAGATCACCCAGACATACATTTTTAGTGTCTTCCTTGTGGAACAACTTAGATATGGTCAAGGCAGAGGATGTAAGCTGGCCATAAGAGTAACTCTTTCCATTGGCTTTAATAGCTATCCTATCAGAGGCATTAGACCCTTCTGAAAAAGCTGCTTTAAACACTTCCATAAGTGAACCACACTGTGAAGCTGCATCATTGATTACATATAACTAATCAATCAACAAAGTGATGTTCAGACAACAGATCCAAATAAATGAATATAAGACTGTATTATTCAGATAAAAAATTTCAATAATTGATTCAGGTAAAAAATAACGGAAAGCAAGAATCTTTAAGACATTTCGTCGAACATGTAACATGCGTCAGAAACACGCATCCAAACCGAACAAAAGAACAGCCCAGATCATAGTTACCGGGAAGATTCGTAGAAACAAAACTTACAGAAGAGATGCTTAGGAGGCTGGAAGAATCGAGGAAGACGATGACGATTGGAGTTGTGGAGCAGAGGAGAGTTAATGAAAGATAAGTAGTTGAAACGCTTTAATGTTGCTGCCATTGTTTTTAGGTTCTGTAGTAATGTGTAGTTGTGGTTCGTTAAAAAGTTATTGAAACGTTTATCTTAGATTCCAATCGCTAAAAATGAAAAGCTTTTTTTCGTTGTTGGATCATCAAATCGCGGCTCTGGAACGTTTGGTGAGCGACTGTTCTAAGTTCTCAACACTTGTCTTGCAGAGAAGGAATCACACTGTGTTTGAGTGTACTAACACTTCATCTGAATTTTAAGATTATAAGGAAAAAATTTCAAAATAAAATATATTGAAAATACATGAAAAGTAATGTATATATAAACAATATTTGCACTCCCTACCTACACAAAAACTTCTTCATAATTTGCGATATACCAAACTGTACTGTTCAGACACTGTGGAAAATAATTAATACCATTATTATCCCTATCGCTAACCTTACGTGAAACCACATGTTCAACCATAAAATTTATACGAAAAGACACAAGTGTTAAAAGATGCTACTTTCATAGATTATTTTCTTATATAATAAAAACTAAGAGTGGATCTGAACAACTTGTGCTAACTAATATATATCTAACAAATTGTAACTGCGTCAAGACTGTTTGGGGTTGCATGCATTGGTTAGAACAATCTCGTGCTTAACTAAAGTTATGGCGTGTGTACTGAGACTGTTTGGTGCTCGCTCGGCGTATACATATACTACAAACACTTCTTCATTCACAACAAAAAAAAAAGAAAGAAAAGAAAACACTTCTTTCACTTTCTTGTAAGAACGCAATATCAGAGGTATATACGTTAATTCAGAGACAATTTTAATTTGCTAGAGTTTTGAATCATTTTTTAAAGAGAAAAAAACAAAAATAGCACTAAATCAAGTTTATGTTCCCAAACTAGCACTTAAGGTCAAAAGTCACAAAAATAGCACTTAATGTTTTATCAAAAGTCACAAACTTAGGGTTTAGAGTTAAAGGGTGGGGTTTAGGATTTAGGGTTTAGGGTTTAGGGTTTAGAGTTTAGGGTTTAGGGTTTATGGTTTAGGGTTTATGGTTTGGAGTTTAGGGTTTGGAGTTTAGGGTTTAGGGTTTAGGGTTTAGAGTTTAGGGTTTAGGGTTTATGGTTTAGGGTTTATGGTTTGGAGTTTAGGGTTTGGAGTTTAGGGTTTAGGGTTTAGGGTTTAGAGTTTAGGGTTTAGGGTTTAGAGTTGAGAAATGAGGTTTTGGGATAAGGTTTCGAATTTTGAAAAATAAAAAAATTAAAATTTTCAAAAGATAAACTTAAAAATGTGCTATTTTGGTCATTTTAGTTTTTAAGTGTTATTTTTGTGATATAAACTTAAAAATGTGCTATTTTGGAGATATACCCTTTTTTAAATCACATTTAATCTTTTGTAGATGCAATTTGTGGAGGACAACTTAAGGCCCATCTGGTACTATGCTTCCGCGCCAGTGTTCATTTGGTGGGATATTGAAAATTGTGACATACCTCAAGGTTTTCCCGCTCACATTGTCGTCAGAGGATCATACGTACGCCGAGGAACCAAGGTTACAACGGAAGAATCACGATCATTGCAGTAGCTACCAATGCTGAACGTATTCTTCCGCACATATAGAACCGGTTGATTGATGGCAAGTGGGGTTGACTTCTATCATCTCAACGTCAATAGAAAATTTAATTTAATAGTGATATAGAAATAGTCATTAACTTTATTTCAAAATGTTAATATAAAATGAGTTCAAGTCAATTAGAGATACACTTACAAAATTTAAAAATATAGATATTTATATAAAATTTGCTAAACATTTTACCTAAATTCACCCAATTGTTGTTAAAATTTTCACCTAAATTGATGTTATATTTTTTATTTAGGAAACTTGTCATAAATCCAAATTTTCATCACCAAAAATTGTATATGTCATAATAAGATAAAAGCAATGTCACATATTTATCAATACATGTCATCATTGTTTTTTTTAAATGAATATGGTGATGACACATAAGTAAATTTTAAAATAAATTACTTCACAAATAGTGTTTAGGGGATGAATATCGTAAATTTTTTGTCTTGATTAGTTAACATCTTACAAAAATTCATTGGTGTGAATTTTAGGGGAATATTTAATTTAATGCCAAATGCAATTTGATGTCTTCAATATATTTCTACCCTGTCTAATTTTTAAAAACTTCAATTTCATTTAGCTTATGGATGTTTAATTCGGTAGAACCAAGGCAATTAAAACCGAACTAAACCAAGTGGTTCGAATTTGGTAATACGATTTAAACCAAATGGATGTTATTTTAAGAAACCGCAGCATATGAATATTGTTTGATACATAAATCGAAAACTAAATAAACCGATTAATAGAAATATAATAGAATAGTTATATGTAAATTATATAATATAACTGATATATAGGTAATTTATTTTATTCATATGATCTTGATATTTAATACGTTAATTTGAATAATTTGCTATTTTAAAAATAATATATGATATTATTATCTTTTCTTATATGATCTTATGAAAATGAAAATAATATTCTTAACTATTTATGTTTCTTAATGGTTAAATAAAACAGAAAACCTTCTTTTGACATTTAGAGTACTTAAAATATCTTCATGTTTTAATACATTTGATTTTAATCATATAAAAATTGACAAAATATTAGAAAAAAATAAATATATAGTTATGGTTTTTGGGTAAAACTGAGTAAACTGAAAATTGATAATATATATAAACCAAACCAAATTAGATATGATTGTAGTATGGTAGATACTTTTGATAAACCAAAAAACAAACAGGAACCGGACCAAAATCTGGATTGAAGGGTCTTTATAACCCTATACTACTACTACTACCCTCGTTCCCTCCAAGATCAATCTCTCTCTCTCCATTTTGAAAAAGCCGTTTGGTTTCCGGGGAAACTCTGGATCATCGTTCCGGTTAGGATCCAGCGCAATCTATCCGTCAGCTCTGAGGATTCTCTCGCCGATCACGCTCAAATCGTCACACCCCAAAATCGATTGATTAACTTCGCCGCCGCGTCAGAGAAGAGCCCTAGAGAGAGCTCGTTTTCACCAAACTAGAGTTATCTCCGACTCGCCTCCCTCCGATGACCTCTCGGTATTGTGCCATTTTAACTTCTTTCGATCTAGAAGATGTTAGATCATTCATTATCTATCTCTTAAGAAGTAAGTTGCTTGATGGATGATTCAGAATCTTGTGCTAAAACACTATCTTGATTGCTCTCTAATTTTGAAGCGGAGAGAGGGAAGGTAACAACACAGATCAGGAAGGCGTTACAGGGAGGAAGCAGAAAGGATGTCGCTGCAGGCAGTCTAAATGCTTAAAGCTGTAAGCTTGTTTCAGCTTCAGTGACTAATTAGTATTGCGTTGTTAATCGAGATGCGAACCTAGTGTTGAAACTGAGTAAGCTTTAGAGAGTTTCCTTCAGATTACAACACTTTGAGATATGTTGAACTGATTGGTTATTTAGGTACTGTGACTGCTTTGCGTCTGGAGTGTTATGTAACGACTGTGATTGTGCTGATTGCCATAACAACGCTGACAACTCTTATGCAAGAGAAGCAGCTGTTTTGAATTTACTAGATCGTAATCCAAATGCATTCAAAGGAAAGCCTCCCAGCTTTTCAATTGACAAGCAGGTATGTTCTTAATTTGTGAGACTGGAGAAACAAAATACTGTAGCTTTACCCACAAAACAATAAGTGGATAATGATGTGTGCTTTGTATTATACTCCAAGGCTGCAACTGATACTAAACTCGGACTGCTTTCGAGAGGATGCAAATGCAAAAGAACCAAGTGCCTGAAGAAGTACTGCGAATGCTTTCAGGCTAATGCTCTGTGCTCTGGCAACTGTAAATGCATCAACTGCGAGAATGTCAGTGCTCTAGGAGCTACTAACAGACACAACGTCGGCTTTAATACTCCTGATAATTTGATTTGTGCTCCTCAGAGTTCCCTACAGGTATACCGGAGGAGAAGATACAGAGAGTTGTTACCTGAGGCAAGTGAACTATACTACCTCTTTCAGAAAGTATGCACTGTTAATACTC
This sequence is a window from Brassica oleracea var. oleracea cultivar TO1000 chromosome C1, BOL, whole genome shotgun sequence. Protein-coding genes within it:
- the LOC106326029 gene encoding protein tesmin/TSO1-like CXC 8; translation: MTSRGEREGNNTDQEGVTGRKQKGCRCRQSKCLKLYCDCFASGVLCNDCDCADCHNNADNSYAREAAVLNLLDRNPNAFKGKPPSFSIDKQAATDTKLGLLSRGCKCKRTKCLKKYCECFQANALCSGNCKCINCENVSALGATNRHNVGFNTPDNLICAPQSSLQVYRRRRYRELLPEWNSCPAPLSSMPDNYILDSLEYPMYSSPKLPYRKKRSRLGCNTPKLVPDLGDLRSLLLAASESATANAGLQDKNRICIKPDDKELWNESESGIVEEEDIQSCGRLIQLIDAQYNDEVNSQTKTSSPERDVYMEQERAVLETFRDCLHKYMKVGFKKGTNYYHF
- the LOC106316369 gene encoding malonate--CoA ligase-like, with product MAATLKRFNYLSFINSPLLHNSNRHRLPRFFQPPKHLFSSQCGSLMEVFKAAFSEGSNASDRIAIKANGKSYSYGQLTSSALTISKLFHKEDTKNGGETRKYGGFNSLQGARVGIVAKPSAEFVAGVLGTWFSGGVAVPLALSYPEAELLYVMTNSDISVLLSTEDHSETMKTIAAKSDARFLMIPRVVSSASETVTNNHFQDASFEGEDKLLDEPALIVYTSGTTGKPKGVVHTHKSINSQVRMLTEAWEYTAADHFLHCLPLHHVHGLFNALFAPLYARSSVEFLPKFSVSGIWRRWRESYPLDDEKTNDSITVFTGVPTMYTRLIQGYEAMDQETRESSAFAVQKLRLMMSGSSALPRPVMHQWESITGHRLLERYGMTEFVMAISNPLRGARKEGTVGKPLPGVEAKIERDENDTDGVGEICIKSPSLFKEYWNLPQVTKESFTEDGYFKTGDAGRVDEDGHYVILGRTSADIMKVGGYKLSALEIESTLLEHPTVAECCVVGLPDKDYGEAVTAIIVAESGAKRKREEESKPVMTLEELCGWAKDKLAPYKLPTRLLIWESLPRNAMGKVNKKELKKSLDHQE